In Streptomyces chartreusis NRRL 3882, the following are encoded in one genomic region:
- a CDS encoding ABC transporter substrate-binding protein yields MRDVTHDVPAPHRRQFLKYTGALGAAAAVSASLSACSSGPESTNDTGGGGGRDRTLTAVIGYGNDGSWDPTQTASAFCMAANNHIYEGLLDTDPISREPYPALATEVPKDPGSTSWTFTLRAGAKFHDGKPVTADDVVFVFERILDPDTQTLAKGFFASWLKEVRKIDARKVELVLKFPFPDGLSRLTLAKIMPRHVFSQPGAWDDAIKGKAIGSGPYRQTAHHPKSNTTFEAFDDYNGPRKPAFRKMNWLTIVDAAPRVAKISGSSAGAQIADNIPYANIAQLESGGLTVAGGAGMNNLFLMFNTRHKPFDDVRVRQALHYAIDTEKMVEVALKGHGKPSSSFLDESNPSYRRARTVYDHDPDKAKALLKEAGVRDLSIDILAVNVSWIVDCLPTIKASWDAIGVKTTLSPQETTAVFTKMDQKQDYQVVAAASNPNQFGLDADLIMHYNYGPENLWMQYTRWAGDPVAKALFRDMDRATREPDPEKKKAMVQDYIDVVAEQAVLYPVVHNELMTAWDPKRLSGIRAQPYPGINLLQAKWA; encoded by the coding sequence GTGCGCGACGTGACCCACGACGTGCCGGCGCCGCACCGCCGGCAGTTCCTGAAGTACACCGGCGCGCTGGGCGCGGCCGCCGCCGTCTCCGCGTCGCTGTCGGCCTGTTCGTCCGGGCCGGAGTCCACGAACGACACCGGCGGGGGCGGCGGCCGGGACCGGACCCTCACCGCCGTGATCGGCTACGGCAACGACGGCAGCTGGGATCCCACCCAGACCGCGTCGGCGTTCTGCATGGCCGCCAACAACCACATCTACGAGGGCCTGCTCGACACCGACCCGATCTCCCGCGAGCCGTACCCGGCCCTGGCGACCGAGGTGCCGAAGGACCCGGGCAGCACGTCCTGGACGTTCACGCTGCGGGCCGGGGCGAAGTTCCACGACGGCAAGCCCGTGACCGCCGACGACGTGGTCTTCGTCTTCGAACGGATCCTCGACCCGGACACCCAGACCCTCGCCAAGGGCTTCTTCGCGAGCTGGCTGAAGGAGGTCCGGAAGATCGACGCGCGGAAGGTGGAGCTGGTGCTCAAGTTCCCCTTCCCGGACGGGCTTTCGCGGCTGACCCTCGCCAAGATCATGCCCAGACACGTGTTCTCGCAGCCGGGCGCCTGGGACGACGCCATCAAGGGCAAGGCGATCGGCTCGGGGCCCTACCGGCAGACCGCGCACCACCCGAAGTCGAACACCACCTTCGAGGCGTTCGACGACTACAACGGCCCGCGCAAGCCGGCCTTCCGGAAGATGAACTGGCTGACGATCGTGGACGCGGCACCCCGCGTCGCGAAGATCTCGGGGTCGAGCGCGGGCGCGCAGATCGCGGACAACATCCCGTACGCCAACATCGCGCAGTTGGAGAGCGGCGGGCTGACGGTCGCCGGCGGGGCCGGGATGAACAACCTGTTCCTGATGTTCAACACCCGGCACAAGCCCTTCGACGACGTGCGCGTGCGTCAGGCCCTGCACTACGCCATCGACACCGAGAAGATGGTGGAGGTGGCGCTCAAGGGCCACGGCAAGCCGTCGAGTTCCTTCCTCGACGAGAGCAACCCGTCCTACCGCCGGGCCAGGACCGTCTACGACCACGACCCCGACAAGGCGAAGGCACTGCTGAAGGAGGCCGGGGTCAGGGACCTGAGCATCGACATCCTCGCGGTGAACGTCAGCTGGATCGTCGACTGCCTGCCCACCATCAAGGCGTCCTGGGACGCGATCGGCGTGAAGACGACCCTGTCCCCGCAGGAGACCACGGCCGTGTTCACGAAGATGGACCAGAAGCAGGACTACCAGGTCGTCGCCGCCGCCTCGAACCCCAACCAGTTCGGCCTCGACGCCGACCTGATCATGCACTACAACTACGGGCCCGAGAACCTGTGGATGCAGTACACGCGGTGGGCGGGCGACCCCGTCGCCAAGGCGCTCTTCAGGGACATGGACCGGGCCACCCGGGAGCCGGACCCGGAGAAGAAGAAGGCGATGGTCCAGGACTACATCGACGTCGTCGCCGAACAGGCCGTGCTCTACCCGGTCGTCCACAACGAGCTGATGACGGCCTGGGACCCGAAGCGGCTCAGCGGCATAAGGGCACAGCCCTACCCGGGCATCAACCTCCTCCAGGCCAAGTGGGCCTAG
- a CDS encoding FadR/GntR family transcriptional regulator, which yields MRRMSEEPRTSRIQRQVVQLILDRRLTAGAPLPTEAELMEDLGVSRNSVREALKALQALDIVEIRHGYGTYVGQASLTPLVDGLTFRTLARHDDDPGALAEILQVREVLEEGLIRRVAATVTEAELDRLEGVVTRMERAGGTGRSFPELDREFHEILYASLGNAQLLGAFWTVFRRVSGARGWTADPSPEITVRRHRDIVTALRARDVEGAQRAMAVHFRGIEARAAQESRGVG from the coding sequence ATGCGGCGCATGTCCGAGGAGCCCAGGACCAGCCGGATACAACGCCAGGTCGTGCAGCTCATCCTCGACCGCAGACTCACCGCCGGTGCGCCGCTGCCCACCGAGGCCGAACTCATGGAGGACCTCGGCGTCAGCCGCAACTCCGTCCGCGAGGCCCTCAAGGCCCTCCAGGCCCTCGACATCGTCGAGATCAGACACGGCTACGGCACCTACGTCGGCCAGGCCTCCCTCACCCCCCTCGTCGACGGCCTGACCTTCCGCACCCTGGCCCGGCACGACGACGACCCCGGCGCCCTCGCCGAGATCCTCCAGGTCCGCGAGGTACTGGAAGAGGGCCTGATCCGCCGGGTCGCGGCGACGGTCACCGAGGCGGAACTGGACCGGCTGGAGGGCGTGGTGACCCGCATGGAGCGCGCGGGCGGCACGGGCCGCTCCTTCCCGGAACTCGACCGCGAGTTCCACGAGATCTTGTACGCCTCCCTCGGCAACGCCCAGCTCCTCGGCGCCTTCTGGACGGTCTTCCGGCGGGTCTCCGGCGCCCGCGGCTGGACCGCCGACCCGTCCCCCGAGATCACGGTCCGCCGCCACCGCGACATCGTCACCGCCCTGCGCGCCCGCGACGTCGAGGGCGCGCAGCGGGCCATGGCGGTGCACTTCCGGGGGATCGAGGCACGGGCGGCACAGGAGTCACGAGGGGTGGGCTGA
- a CDS encoding GNAT family N-acetyltransferase — protein sequence MRPAEPADVEPIAELRAVVMRPDLERLGRYDAHRVRQRLRDGFSARHTSIIEADGSFAGSVALRPSETDENGHWLEHFYLAPALQGRGLGAAVLHTLLTRTDADNALVRLNVLQGSPARRLYERHGFTIESQDPVDIFMVRRPNSV from the coding sequence ATGCGCCCGGCCGAGCCGGCCGATGTCGAGCCGATAGCGGAGCTGCGGGCGGTGGTGATGCGCCCGGATCTGGAGCGCCTGGGCCGCTACGACGCACACCGGGTCAGGCAGCGCCTGCGGGACGGCTTCTCCGCCCGGCACACCTCGATCATCGAGGCCGACGGCTCCTTCGCGGGCAGCGTCGCCCTGCGCCCGTCCGAGACCGACGAGAACGGCCACTGGCTGGAGCACTTCTATCTCGCCCCGGCCCTCCAGGGCCGAGGGCTCGGAGCGGCGGTCCTCCACACCCTGCTGACCCGGACCGACGCGGACAACGCCCTGGTCCGCCTGAACGTCCTCCAGGGCAGCCCGGCCCGCCGCCTCTACGAACGCCACGGCTTCACGATCGAATCCCAGGATCCGGTCGACATCTTCATGGTGAGGCGCCCGAACAGCGTTTGA
- the recO gene encoding DNA repair protein RecO has protein sequence MSLFRDDGIVLRTQKLGEADRIITLLTRGHGRVRAVARGVRRTKSKFGARLEPFSHVDVQFFAKGSELVGRGLPLCTQSETIAPYGGGIVSDYARYTAGTAMLETAERFTDHEGEPAVQQYLLLVGGLRTLARGEHAPHLVLDAFLLRSLAVNGYAPSFTDCAKCGMPGPNRFFSVASGGSVCADCRVPGSVVPSPQALELLGALLTGDWETADACEARYVREGSGLVSAYLHWHMERGLRSLRYVEK, from the coding sequence ATGAGTCTGTTCCGCGACGACGGCATCGTGCTGCGCACCCAGAAGCTGGGTGAGGCGGACCGGATCATCACGCTGCTCACCCGCGGTCACGGACGGGTACGGGCGGTGGCCAGGGGCGTGCGCCGGACGAAGTCGAAGTTCGGTGCGCGCCTCGAACCCTTCTCCCACGTCGACGTGCAGTTCTTCGCCAAGGGAAGCGAGCTGGTCGGGCGCGGGCTGCCGCTGTGCACGCAGAGCGAGACCATCGCCCCGTACGGGGGCGGGATCGTCAGCGACTACGCGCGGTACACCGCCGGGACCGCGATGCTCGAGACCGCCGAGCGGTTCACCGACCACGAGGGGGAGCCGGCCGTGCAGCAGTACCTGCTGCTCGTCGGCGGGCTGCGGACCCTCGCCCGCGGGGAGCACGCGCCGCACCTCGTGCTGGACGCGTTCCTGCTCCGGTCCCTCGCCGTCAACGGCTACGCCCCGAGCTTCACCGACTGCGCGAAGTGCGGTATGCCCGGGCCCAACAGGTTCTTCTCGGTCGCCTCGGGCGGTTCCGTCTGCGCGGACTGCCGGGTGCCCGGCAGCGTCGTACCCTCGCCCCAGGCCCTGGAACTCCTCGGCGCGCTGCTTACGGGAGACTGGGAGACCGCGGACGCCTGCGAGGCGCGGTACGTCCGGGAGGGCAGCGGGCTGGTGTCCGCGTATCTGCACTGGCACATGGAGCGCGGGCTGCGCTCCCTGCGCTACGTCGAGAAGTAA
- a CDS encoding isoprenyl transferase gives MAVRGILGRQRREYRTPEPHPSGARPPKLPGELVPQHVAIVMDGNGRWAKERGLPRTEGHKVGAERVVDVLQGAIEMGVGAISLYAFSTENWKRSPDEVRFLMNFNRDFIRKSRDQLDELGVRVRWVGRMPKLWRSVAKELQIAQEQTKGNDRLTLYFCMNYGGRAEIADAAQALAADVKAGKLDPSKVNEKTFAKYMYYPDMPDVDLFLRPSGEQRTSNYLIWQSAYAEMVFQDVLWPDFDRRDLWRACLEYASRDRRFGGAIPNEELLAMEGKQQ, from the coding sequence ATGGCCGTACGCGGGATCCTGGGGCGGCAGCGCCGGGAGTACAGGACGCCGGAGCCGCACCCGTCCGGCGCGCGGCCGCCGAAGCTCCCCGGGGAGCTCGTACCGCAGCATGTGGCGATCGTCATGGACGGCAACGGGCGGTGGGCGAAGGAGCGGGGCCTGCCGCGCACCGAGGGGCACAAGGTCGGCGCCGAGCGGGTGGTCGACGTGCTCCAGGGCGCCATCGAGATGGGCGTGGGCGCCATCTCCCTGTACGCCTTCTCCACCGAGAACTGGAAGCGTTCGCCGGACGAGGTGCGCTTCCTGATGAACTTCAACCGGGACTTCATCCGCAAGTCCCGCGACCAGCTGGACGAGCTGGGTGTGCGGGTGCGCTGGGTGGGGCGGATGCCCAAGCTGTGGCGGTCCGTGGCCAAGGAGCTCCAGATCGCCCAGGAGCAGACCAAGGGGAACGACCGGCTCACGCTGTACTTCTGCATGAACTACGGCGGGCGCGCCGAGATCGCCGACGCCGCCCAGGCGCTCGCGGCCGATGTGAAGGCCGGGAAGCTCGATCCGTCGAAGGTCAACGAGAAGACCTTCGCGAAGTACATGTACTACCCGGACATGCCGGACGTGGACCTGTTCCTGCGTCCGAGCGGTGAACAGCGCACCTCCAACTACCTGATCTGGCAGAGCGCGTACGCCGAGATGGTCTTCCAGGACGTGCTGTGGCCGGACTTCGACCGCCGGGACCTGTGGCGGGCCTGCCTGGAGTACGCCTCGCGGGACCGCCGCTTCGGCGGGGCCATCCCGAACGAGGAACTGCTGGCCATGGAGGGCAAGCAGCAGTAG
- a CDS encoding Fur family transcriptional regulator: MTTAGPSVKGRATRQRAAVAAALDEVDEFRSAQELHDMLKHKGDSVGLTTVYRTLQSLADAGEVDVLRTADGESVYRRCSTDDHHHHLVCRGCGKAVEVEGPAVEKWAEAIATEHGFVNVAHTVEIFGTCADCAKSSGG, from the coding sequence GTGACGACCGCTGGACCGTCCGTGAAGGGCCGCGCCACCAGGCAGCGTGCCGCCGTGGCGGCGGCCCTGGACGAGGTCGACGAGTTCCGCAGCGCGCAGGAACTGCACGACATGCTCAAGCACAAGGGCGACTCGGTCGGGCTCACCACGGTCTACCGCACCCTCCAGTCCCTCGCCGACGCCGGCGAGGTCGACGTCCTGCGCACCGCCGACGGCGAGTCCGTCTACCGGCGCTGCTCCACCGACGACCATCACCACCACCTGGTGTGCCGCGGCTGCGGCAAGGCCGTCGAGGTCGAGGGCCCGGCCGTGGAGAAGTGGGCGGAGGCCATCGCCACCGAGCACGGCTTCGTGAACGTGGCCCACACGGTGGAGATCTTCGGCACGTGCGCCGACTGCGCGAAGTCCTCCGGCGGTTGA
- a CDS encoding metal ABC transporter permease, whose amino-acid sequence MDFLDYAFMQRALLAAVLVGITAPAVGIYLVQRRQALMGDGIGHVAMTGVGLGFLLTWSPVWMATLVSVLGAVLMELIRWYGRTRGDIALAMLFYGGMAGGVMFINLAPTGSNANLTSYLFGSLSTVSESDVTAICVLAAFVVLVTLGLRRQLFAVSQDEEFARVTGLPVRALNLLTAITAAVTVTVAMRVVGLLLVSALMVVPVAAAQQIGRSFAATFVIAVAIGVSVTIGGTVTSYYQDVPPGATIVLLTIGAFVVLTALAAPLARRRARARTAADPAHDPAECTIPGTRETADEVGV is encoded by the coding sequence ATGGACTTCCTCGACTACGCCTTCATGCAGCGGGCGCTGCTCGCCGCCGTCCTGGTCGGCATCACGGCCCCCGCGGTGGGGATCTACCTGGTCCAGCGCCGCCAGGCCCTGATGGGCGACGGCATCGGGCACGTGGCGATGACCGGCGTCGGCCTGGGCTTCCTGCTGACCTGGTCCCCGGTGTGGATGGCGACCCTCGTCTCCGTCCTCGGCGCGGTCCTCATGGAGCTGATCCGCTGGTACGGCAGGACCCGAGGCGACATCGCCCTCGCGATGCTGTTCTACGGCGGCATGGCCGGCGGTGTGATGTTCATCAACCTCGCGCCGACGGGCTCCAACGCCAACCTGACGTCGTACCTGTTCGGCTCCCTGTCTACGGTGTCCGAGTCGGACGTCACGGCGATCTGCGTGCTGGCCGCCTTCGTCGTCCTGGTCACCCTCGGCCTGCGCCGGCAGCTGTTCGCGGTCAGCCAGGACGAGGAGTTCGCCCGGGTGACGGGCCTGCCGGTGCGCGCCCTGAACCTGCTGACGGCGATCACCGCGGCCGTCACGGTGACGGTGGCTATGCGCGTGGTCGGCCTGCTGCTGGTCAGCGCGCTGATGGTGGTGCCCGTCGCGGCCGCCCAGCAGATCGGCCGCAGCTTCGCCGCGACCTTCGTGATCGCCGTCGCCATCGGCGTGAGCGTGACGATCGGCGGGACCGTCACCTCGTACTACCAGGACGTGCCGCCCGGCGCGACGATCGTGCTGCTGACCATCGGCGCCTTCGTCGTGCTGACGGCGCTCGCGGCTCCGCTGGCCCGCCGCCGCGCCCGTGCCCGGACCGCCGCGGATCCCGCCCACGACCCTGCCGAGTGCACGATTCCGGGCACCCGGGAGACAGCCGACGAAGTCGGCGTCTGA
- a CDS encoding metal ABC transporter ATP-binding protein: protein MTEPVISLRGVRADLGSRPVLRGIDLTVHHGEVVALLGANGSGKSTAVRSIIGQVQTGAGEIQLFGTDRRRFRDWHRVGYVPQRTTAAGGVPATVTEVVSSGRLSRARFGVLRKADHTAVRQALELVGMADRAKDSVNALSGGQHQRVLIARALASEPELLIMDEPMAGVDLASQEVLAHTLREQVSQGTTVLLVLHELGPLEPLIDRAVVLRDGCVVHDGPPPKAVGQHALPGHDHVHPHAPAGAEPIRTGLLS from the coding sequence ATGACCGAGCCCGTCATATCCCTGCGCGGCGTCCGCGCGGACCTGGGCTCGCGCCCCGTCCTGCGCGGCATCGACCTCACCGTGCACCACGGCGAGGTCGTCGCGCTGCTCGGCGCGAACGGCTCCGGCAAGTCCACGGCCGTGCGCAGCATCATCGGCCAGGTGCAGACCGGCGCCGGTGAGATCCAGCTGTTCGGCACGGACCGTAGGCGGTTCCGGGACTGGCACCGCGTGGGCTACGTCCCGCAGCGCACCACGGCCGCGGGCGGCGTGCCCGCCACGGTGACCGAGGTGGTCTCCTCCGGCCGGCTGTCCCGGGCCCGCTTCGGCGTGCTGCGCAAGGCGGACCACACGGCCGTGCGGCAGGCGCTGGAGCTCGTCGGCATGGCCGACCGGGCCAAGGACTCGGTCAACGCCCTGTCCGGCGGCCAGCACCAGCGCGTCCTGATAGCCCGTGCCCTGGCCTCCGAGCCGGAACTGCTGATCATGGACGAGCCGATGGCCGGTGTGGACCTGGCCAGCCAGGAGGTGCTGGCGCACACGCTGCGCGAGCAGGTCTCGCAGGGCACGACCGTGCTGCTCGTGCTGCACGAACTGGGCCCCCTGGAGCCCCTCATCGACCGGGCGGTCGTACTCCGCGACGGCTGTGTCGTGCACGACGGCCCGCCCCCGAAGGCGGTCGGGCAGCACGCCCTCCCCGGCCACGACCACGTACACCCGCACGCACCCGCGGGCGCCGAACCGATCCGCACGGGACTGCTGAGCTGA
- a CDS encoding metal ABC transporter substrate-binding protein codes for MNVRRRLIPATAVTAATALGLGALSACSSDSAATGNTDKFDVVASFYPMAFLAEQIGGDHANVTSLTEPGQEPHDLEISTKQRAQLEEADAALYLKGLQPAVDEAVSQTGIKTKIDAATLTTLEDHGNTEHSHEGEKGHAEEEGHAEEEEHARDPHVWLDPVKYAEVAEGVGKAFEKADPDHAADYRKNTAALVEKLNGLNGDFENGLKNSRTKVFFTNHAAFGYLAERYGLTQEAISGLDPESEPSAARVKELQQEAKADGVTTVFYETLVSDKTAKTLARDANLKTDVLDPLEGITDKSRGDDYFQVMEANLKALQTALGAK; via the coding sequence ATGAACGTACGACGACGCCTCATACCCGCCACCGCGGTCACCGCGGCCACCGCTCTCGGCCTCGGTGCCCTCTCCGCCTGCTCCAGCGACAGCGCGGCGACGGGCAACACCGACAAGTTCGACGTCGTCGCGTCGTTCTACCCGATGGCGTTCCTCGCCGAGCAGATCGGCGGCGACCACGCGAACGTCACCAGCCTGACCGAACCCGGCCAGGAGCCGCACGACCTGGAGATCAGCACCAAGCAGCGGGCCCAGCTCGAAGAGGCCGACGCTGCGCTCTACCTCAAGGGCCTCCAGCCCGCCGTCGACGAGGCGGTCTCGCAGACCGGCATCAAGACGAAGATCGACGCGGCCACCCTGACGACCCTCGAGGACCACGGCAACACCGAGCACAGCCACGAGGGCGAGAAGGGGCACGCCGAGGAGGAAGGCCACGCCGAGGAGGAGGAGCACGCCCGCGACCCGCACGTCTGGCTGGACCCGGTGAAGTACGCCGAGGTCGCCGAGGGCGTCGGCAAGGCGTTCGAGAAGGCCGACCCGGACCACGCGGCCGACTACAGGAAGAACACCGCGGCCCTGGTCGAGAAGCTGAACGGGCTCAACGGCGACTTCGAGAACGGCCTGAAGAACAGCAGGACCAAGGTCTTCTTCACCAACCACGCCGCCTTCGGCTACCTCGCCGAGCGCTACGGCCTCACCCAGGAGGCCATCTCCGGCCTCGACCCCGAGAGCGAGCCCAGCGCCGCCCGGGTCAAGGAGCTCCAGCAGGAGGCCAAGGCCGACGGCGTCACCACCGTCTTCTACGAGACACTGGTCTCCGACAAGACCGCGAAGACCCTGGCCCGGGACGCCAACCTGAAGACGGACGTCCTCGACCCGCTCGAGGGCATCACGGACAAGTCCCGCGGCGACGACTACTTCCAGGTCATGGAAGCCAACCTCAAGGCCCTGCAGACGGCTCTGGGAGCCAAGTGA